In Labrus bergylta chromosome 11, fLabBer1.1, whole genome shotgun sequence, one genomic interval encodes:
- the agfg1a gene encoding arf-GAP domain and FG repeat-containing protein 1a isoform X1: MAASAKRKQEEKHLKMLREMTSLPPNRKCFDCDQRGPTYANMTVGSFVCTSCSGILRGLNPPHRVKSISMTTFTQQEIEFLQKHGNEVCKPIWLGLYDDRTSSIPDFREPQKVKEFLQEKYEKKRWYVPPEQAKVVASVHASISGSSNSSTSSTPEVRPLKSLLGDSAPSLHLNKNTPPNQSPVVSRGQSHPQQFHDKRFDLLSDLGGDIFAPPPNMNAGASSSFANFAHFNSHSTTQNANANADFANFDAFGSTSGSTGGFPSASQAPFHPSNTAFTVLSSSRSVGEFAAALPLQGAHSSASANANFAHFDNFPKSCSADFGSFSSSSQSNSTGAGRDVVQSTSVPADKYAALADLDNVLSSAKTEQGGGIPVGVRSGSPAGVGSVSQKLQSDGDRYAALAELDTVFSPPAPPATVYNTSNASQGVVFGQDTRVSTAHAQQVLSGVAQGFGAQSTNPFVAAGVAPAATPTNPFQSNGRSANMAAAAAAAAAAAASFGMGSMSMPAGFGNAAAYNLPTSFSGTFQQPFPGQAPFPQPPAYPQQPNGGGYPAYGQAKPVVTPFGQAMAGQMVSSNPFLGAGPSAQYPAGGSSTNPFL; the protein is encoded by the exons ATGGCGGCGAGTGCAAAACGAAAACAAGAGGAGAAACACCTGAAGATGCTGAGAGAAATGACGAGTTTGCCTCCCAACAGAAAGTGCTTTGACTGCGACCAGCGCGGCCCAACCTATGCCAATATGACCGTGGGCTCCTTCGTTTGCACCTCCTGCTCTGGCATCCT ACGAGGGCTGAATCCACCCCACAGAGTCAAGTCGATCTCCATGACAACCTTCACACAACAGGAAATCGAGTTCCTACAGAAACATGGAAATGAG GTGTGTAAGCCGATCTGGCTGGGCCTTTATGACGACAGGACCTCCTCAATACCAGACTTCAGGGAACCACAGAAAGTCAAGGAGTTCCTTCAGGAGAAATATGAGAAGAAGAGATG GTACGTACCACCCGAGCAGGCCAAGGTAGTGGCATCCGTCCATGCTTCCATCTCTGGCTCCTCCaacagcagcaccagcagcactCCTGAGGTCAGACCACTTAAGTCCCTGCTGGGGGACTCTGCCCCCTCCCTGCACCTCAACAAGAACACCCCACCTAATCAA TCTCCAGTGGTGAGCCGTGGACAAAGCCACCCACAGCAGTTCCATGACAAGAGGTTTGACCTCCTCAGTGATTTGGGTGGAGACATCTTTGCCCCCCCGCCCAACATGAATGCAGGCGCCAGCTCCAGTTTTGCTAACTTTGCACATTTCAACAGCCACTCAA CGACACAGAATGCCAACGCAAATGCAGACTTTGCTAATTTTGATGCATTCGGGAGCACGTCTGGGTCGACAGGTGGTTTCCCCTCCGCATCCCAAGCCCCCTTCCATCCCTCTAATACAG CGTTCACTGTGCTCTCATCCAGCCGCAGTGTGGGTGAGTTTGCCGCTGCCCTGCCTCTCCAGGGTGCACACA GTAGCGCCTCAGCAAACGccaattttgcacattttgacaaCTTCCCCAAATCGTGTAGTGCTGACTTTGGATCCTTCAGTTCCTCCTCCCAGAGTAACTCCACAGGAGCTGGCAGAGATGTTGTACAGAGTACTAGCGTCCCTGCCGATAAATACGCAGCCCTGGCTGACCTGGATAACGTGTTAAGCTCTGCCAAAACAGAGCAAG GAGGTGGTATTCCTGTCGGAGTTCGGTCAGGCTCACCGGCAGGAGTAGGCAGTGTGTCTCAGAAGCTGCAATCAGACGGAGACCGCTATGCTGCTCTAGCTGAGCTTGATACAGTCTTCAGCCCGCCAGCCCCGCCAGCCACTGTTTATAACACCAGCAACGCATCACAAGG GGTTGTGTTTGGCCAAGACACCAGGGTATCAACAGCACACGCACAACAGGTCCTGTCTGGTGTGGCTCAAGGTTTCGGAG CTCAGTCAACTAATCCGTTTGTAGCTGCTGGAGTAGCCCCTGCAGCAACTCCCACCAACCCATTCCAGAGCAACGGCAGAAGTGCAAAcatggctgcagcagcagcagcagcagcagcagca GCAGCCTCATTTGGCATGGGTTCCATGAGTATGCCAGCTGGATTTGGAAACGCTGCAGCATACAACCTCCCCACCAGCTTTAGTGGAACCTTCCAGCAACCCTTTCCTGGCCAGGCCCCATTCCCTCAGCCTCCTGCATATCCCCAGCAACccaatg GTGGTGGATATCCAGCTTATGGCCAGGCAAAGCCGGTTGTGACTCCTTTTGGACAGGCTATGGCTGGACAGATGGTTTCTAGCAACCCTTTCCTG GGTGCTGGTCCATCTGCACAATATCCAGCAGGAGGCTCTTCAACAAATCCCTTCTTATAG
- the agfg1a gene encoding arf-GAP domain and FG repeat-containing protein 1a isoform X2, translated as MAASAKRKQEEKHLKMLREMTSLPPNRKCFDCDQRGPTYANMTVGSFVCTSCSGILRGLNPPHRVKSISMTTFTQQEIEFLQKHGNEVCKPIWLGLYDDRTSSIPDFREPQKVKEFLQEKYEKKRWYVPPEQAKVVASVHASISGSSNSSTSSTPEVRPLKSLLGDSAPSLHLNKNTPPNQSPVVSRGQSHPQQFHDKRFDLLSDLGGDIFAPPPNMNAGASSSFANFAHFNSHSTTQNANANADFANFDAFGSTSGSTGGFPSASQAPFHPSNTAFTVLSSSRSVGEFAAALPLQGAHSSASANANFAHFDNFPKSCSADFGSFSSSSQSNSTGAGRDVVQSTSVPADKYAALADLDNVLSSAKTEQGGGIPVGVRSGSPAGVGSVSQKLQSDGDRYAALAELDTVFSPPAPPATVYNTSNASQGVVFGQDTRVSTAHAQQVLSGVAQGFGAQSTNPFVAAGVAPAATPTNPFQSNGRSANMAAAAAAAAAAASFGMGSMSMPAGFGNAAAYNLPTSFSGTFQQPFPGQAPFPQPPAYPQQPNGGGYPAYGQAKPVVTPFGQAMAGQMVSSNPFLGAGPSAQYPAGGSSTNPFL; from the exons ATGGCGGCGAGTGCAAAACGAAAACAAGAGGAGAAACACCTGAAGATGCTGAGAGAAATGACGAGTTTGCCTCCCAACAGAAAGTGCTTTGACTGCGACCAGCGCGGCCCAACCTATGCCAATATGACCGTGGGCTCCTTCGTTTGCACCTCCTGCTCTGGCATCCT ACGAGGGCTGAATCCACCCCACAGAGTCAAGTCGATCTCCATGACAACCTTCACACAACAGGAAATCGAGTTCCTACAGAAACATGGAAATGAG GTGTGTAAGCCGATCTGGCTGGGCCTTTATGACGACAGGACCTCCTCAATACCAGACTTCAGGGAACCACAGAAAGTCAAGGAGTTCCTTCAGGAGAAATATGAGAAGAAGAGATG GTACGTACCACCCGAGCAGGCCAAGGTAGTGGCATCCGTCCATGCTTCCATCTCTGGCTCCTCCaacagcagcaccagcagcactCCTGAGGTCAGACCACTTAAGTCCCTGCTGGGGGACTCTGCCCCCTCCCTGCACCTCAACAAGAACACCCCACCTAATCAA TCTCCAGTGGTGAGCCGTGGACAAAGCCACCCACAGCAGTTCCATGACAAGAGGTTTGACCTCCTCAGTGATTTGGGTGGAGACATCTTTGCCCCCCCGCCCAACATGAATGCAGGCGCCAGCTCCAGTTTTGCTAACTTTGCACATTTCAACAGCCACTCAA CGACACAGAATGCCAACGCAAATGCAGACTTTGCTAATTTTGATGCATTCGGGAGCACGTCTGGGTCGACAGGTGGTTTCCCCTCCGCATCCCAAGCCCCCTTCCATCCCTCTAATACAG CGTTCACTGTGCTCTCATCCAGCCGCAGTGTGGGTGAGTTTGCCGCTGCCCTGCCTCTCCAGGGTGCACACA GTAGCGCCTCAGCAAACGccaattttgcacattttgacaaCTTCCCCAAATCGTGTAGTGCTGACTTTGGATCCTTCAGTTCCTCCTCCCAGAGTAACTCCACAGGAGCTGGCAGAGATGTTGTACAGAGTACTAGCGTCCCTGCCGATAAATACGCAGCCCTGGCTGACCTGGATAACGTGTTAAGCTCTGCCAAAACAGAGCAAG GAGGTGGTATTCCTGTCGGAGTTCGGTCAGGCTCACCGGCAGGAGTAGGCAGTGTGTCTCAGAAGCTGCAATCAGACGGAGACCGCTATGCTGCTCTAGCTGAGCTTGATACAGTCTTCAGCCCGCCAGCCCCGCCAGCCACTGTTTATAACACCAGCAACGCATCACAAGG GGTTGTGTTTGGCCAAGACACCAGGGTATCAACAGCACACGCACAACAGGTCCTGTCTGGTGTGGCTCAAGGTTTCGGAG CTCAGTCAACTAATCCGTTTGTAGCTGCTGGAGTAGCCCCTGCAGCAACTCCCACCAACCCATTCCAGAGCAACGGCAGAAGTGCAAAcatggctgcagcagcagcagcagcagcagcagcag CCTCATTTGGCATGGGTTCCATGAGTATGCCAGCTGGATTTGGAAACGCTGCAGCATACAACCTCCCCACCAGCTTTAGTGGAACCTTCCAGCAACCCTTTCCTGGCCAGGCCCCATTCCCTCAGCCTCCTGCATATCCCCAGCAACccaatg GTGGTGGATATCCAGCTTATGGCCAGGCAAAGCCGGTTGTGACTCCTTTTGGACAGGCTATGGCTGGACAGATGGTTTCTAGCAACCCTTTCCTG GGTGCTGGTCCATCTGCACAATATCCAGCAGGAGGCTCTTCAACAAATCCCTTCTTATAG
- the agfg1a gene encoding arf-GAP domain and FG repeat-containing protein 1a isoform X7 → MAASAKRKQEEKHLKMLREMTSLPPNRKCFDCDQRGPTYANMTVGSFVCTSCSGILRGLNPPHRVKSISMTTFTQQEIEFLQKHGNEVCKPIWLGLYDDRTSSIPDFREPQKVKEFLQEKYEKKRWYVPPEQAKVVASVHASISGSSNSSTSSTPEVRPLKSLLGDSAPSLHLNKNTPPNQSPVVSRGQSHPQQFHDKRFDLLSDLGGDIFAPPPNMNAGASSSFANFAHFNSHSTTQNANANADFANFDAFGSTSGSTGGFPSASQAPFHPSNTGSASANANFAHFDNFPKSCSADFGSFSSSSQSNSTGAGRDVVQSTSVPADKYAALADLDNVLSSAKTEQGGGIPVGVRSGSPAGVGSVSQKLQSDGDRYAALAELDTVFSPPAPPATVYNTSNASQGVVFGQDTRVSTAHAQQVLSGVAQGFGAQSTNPFVAAGVAPAATPTNPFQSNGRSANMAAAAAAAAAAASFGMGSMSMPAGFGNAAAYNLPTSFSGTFQQPFPGQAPFPQPPAYPQQPNGGGYPAYGQAKPVVTPFGQAMAGQMVSSNPFLGAGPSAQYPAGGSSTNPFL, encoded by the exons ATGGCGGCGAGTGCAAAACGAAAACAAGAGGAGAAACACCTGAAGATGCTGAGAGAAATGACGAGTTTGCCTCCCAACAGAAAGTGCTTTGACTGCGACCAGCGCGGCCCAACCTATGCCAATATGACCGTGGGCTCCTTCGTTTGCACCTCCTGCTCTGGCATCCT ACGAGGGCTGAATCCACCCCACAGAGTCAAGTCGATCTCCATGACAACCTTCACACAACAGGAAATCGAGTTCCTACAGAAACATGGAAATGAG GTGTGTAAGCCGATCTGGCTGGGCCTTTATGACGACAGGACCTCCTCAATACCAGACTTCAGGGAACCACAGAAAGTCAAGGAGTTCCTTCAGGAGAAATATGAGAAGAAGAGATG GTACGTACCACCCGAGCAGGCCAAGGTAGTGGCATCCGTCCATGCTTCCATCTCTGGCTCCTCCaacagcagcaccagcagcactCCTGAGGTCAGACCACTTAAGTCCCTGCTGGGGGACTCTGCCCCCTCCCTGCACCTCAACAAGAACACCCCACCTAATCAA TCTCCAGTGGTGAGCCGTGGACAAAGCCACCCACAGCAGTTCCATGACAAGAGGTTTGACCTCCTCAGTGATTTGGGTGGAGACATCTTTGCCCCCCCGCCCAACATGAATGCAGGCGCCAGCTCCAGTTTTGCTAACTTTGCACATTTCAACAGCCACTCAA CGACACAGAATGCCAACGCAAATGCAGACTTTGCTAATTTTGATGCATTCGGGAGCACGTCTGGGTCGACAGGTGGTTTCCCCTCCGCATCCCAAGCCCCCTTCCATCCCTCTAATACAG GTAGCGCCTCAGCAAACGccaattttgcacattttgacaaCTTCCCCAAATCGTGTAGTGCTGACTTTGGATCCTTCAGTTCCTCCTCCCAGAGTAACTCCACAGGAGCTGGCAGAGATGTTGTACAGAGTACTAGCGTCCCTGCCGATAAATACGCAGCCCTGGCTGACCTGGATAACGTGTTAAGCTCTGCCAAAACAGAGCAAG GAGGTGGTATTCCTGTCGGAGTTCGGTCAGGCTCACCGGCAGGAGTAGGCAGTGTGTCTCAGAAGCTGCAATCAGACGGAGACCGCTATGCTGCTCTAGCTGAGCTTGATACAGTCTTCAGCCCGCCAGCCCCGCCAGCCACTGTTTATAACACCAGCAACGCATCACAAGG GGTTGTGTTTGGCCAAGACACCAGGGTATCAACAGCACACGCACAACAGGTCCTGTCTGGTGTGGCTCAAGGTTTCGGAG CTCAGTCAACTAATCCGTTTGTAGCTGCTGGAGTAGCCCCTGCAGCAACTCCCACCAACCCATTCCAGAGCAACGGCAGAAGTGCAAAcatggctgcagcagcagcagcagcagcagcagcag CCTCATTTGGCATGGGTTCCATGAGTATGCCAGCTGGATTTGGAAACGCTGCAGCATACAACCTCCCCACCAGCTTTAGTGGAACCTTCCAGCAACCCTTTCCTGGCCAGGCCCCATTCCCTCAGCCTCCTGCATATCCCCAGCAACccaatg GTGGTGGATATCCAGCTTATGGCCAGGCAAAGCCGGTTGTGACTCCTTTTGGACAGGCTATGGCTGGACAGATGGTTTCTAGCAACCCTTTCCTG GGTGCTGGTCCATCTGCACAATATCCAGCAGGAGGCTCTTCAACAAATCCCTTCTTATAG
- the agfg1a gene encoding arf-GAP domain and FG repeat-containing protein 1a isoform X6, translating into MAASAKRKQEEKHLKMLREMTSLPPNRKCFDCDQRGPTYANMTVGSFVCTSCSGILRGLNPPHRVKSISMTTFTQQEIEFLQKHGNEVCKPIWLGLYDDRTSSIPDFREPQKVKEFLQEKYEKKRWYVPPEQAKVVASVHASISGSSNSSTSSTPEVRPLKSLLGDSAPSLHLNKNTPPNQSPVVSRGQSHPQQFHDKRFDLLSDLGGDIFAPPPNMNAGASSSFANFAHFNSHSTTQNANANADFANFDAFGSTSGSTGGFPSASQAPFHPSNTGGGIPVGVRSGSPAGVGSVSQKLQSDGDRYAALAELDTVFSPPAPPATVYNTSNASQGVVFGQDTRVSTAHAQQVLSGVAQGFGAQSTNPFVAAGVAPAATPTNPFQSNGRSANMAAAAAAAAAAAASFGMGSMSMPAGFGNAAAYNLPTSFSGTFQQPFPGQAPFPQPPAYPQQPNGGGYPAYGQAKPVVTPFGQAMAGQMVSSNPFLGAGPSAQYPAGGSSTNPFL; encoded by the exons ATGGCGGCGAGTGCAAAACGAAAACAAGAGGAGAAACACCTGAAGATGCTGAGAGAAATGACGAGTTTGCCTCCCAACAGAAAGTGCTTTGACTGCGACCAGCGCGGCCCAACCTATGCCAATATGACCGTGGGCTCCTTCGTTTGCACCTCCTGCTCTGGCATCCT ACGAGGGCTGAATCCACCCCACAGAGTCAAGTCGATCTCCATGACAACCTTCACACAACAGGAAATCGAGTTCCTACAGAAACATGGAAATGAG GTGTGTAAGCCGATCTGGCTGGGCCTTTATGACGACAGGACCTCCTCAATACCAGACTTCAGGGAACCACAGAAAGTCAAGGAGTTCCTTCAGGAGAAATATGAGAAGAAGAGATG GTACGTACCACCCGAGCAGGCCAAGGTAGTGGCATCCGTCCATGCTTCCATCTCTGGCTCCTCCaacagcagcaccagcagcactCCTGAGGTCAGACCACTTAAGTCCCTGCTGGGGGACTCTGCCCCCTCCCTGCACCTCAACAAGAACACCCCACCTAATCAA TCTCCAGTGGTGAGCCGTGGACAAAGCCACCCACAGCAGTTCCATGACAAGAGGTTTGACCTCCTCAGTGATTTGGGTGGAGACATCTTTGCCCCCCCGCCCAACATGAATGCAGGCGCCAGCTCCAGTTTTGCTAACTTTGCACATTTCAACAGCCACTCAA CGACACAGAATGCCAACGCAAATGCAGACTTTGCTAATTTTGATGCATTCGGGAGCACGTCTGGGTCGACAGGTGGTTTCCCCTCCGCATCCCAAGCCCCCTTCCATCCCTCTAATACAG GAGGTGGTATTCCTGTCGGAGTTCGGTCAGGCTCACCGGCAGGAGTAGGCAGTGTGTCTCAGAAGCTGCAATCAGACGGAGACCGCTATGCTGCTCTAGCTGAGCTTGATACAGTCTTCAGCCCGCCAGCCCCGCCAGCCACTGTTTATAACACCAGCAACGCATCACAAGG GGTTGTGTTTGGCCAAGACACCAGGGTATCAACAGCACACGCACAACAGGTCCTGTCTGGTGTGGCTCAAGGTTTCGGAG CTCAGTCAACTAATCCGTTTGTAGCTGCTGGAGTAGCCCCTGCAGCAACTCCCACCAACCCATTCCAGAGCAACGGCAGAAGTGCAAAcatggctgcagcagcagcagcagcagcagcagca GCAGCCTCATTTGGCATGGGTTCCATGAGTATGCCAGCTGGATTTGGAAACGCTGCAGCATACAACCTCCCCACCAGCTTTAGTGGAACCTTCCAGCAACCCTTTCCTGGCCAGGCCCCATTCCCTCAGCCTCCTGCATATCCCCAGCAACccaatg GTGGTGGATATCCAGCTTATGGCCAGGCAAAGCCGGTTGTGACTCCTTTTGGACAGGCTATGGCTGGACAGATGGTTTCTAGCAACCCTTTCCTG GGTGCTGGTCCATCTGCACAATATCCAGCAGGAGGCTCTTCAACAAATCCCTTCTTATAG
- the agfg1a gene encoding arf-GAP domain and FG repeat-containing protein 1a isoform X3, with product MAASAKRKQEEKHLKMLREMTSLPPNRKCFDCDQRGPTYANMTVGSFVCTSCSGILRGLNPPHRVKSISMTTFTQQEIEFLQKHGNEVCKPIWLGLYDDRTSSIPDFREPQKVKEFLQEKYEKKRWYVPPEQAKVVASVHASISGSSNSSTSSTPEVRPLKSLLGDSAPSLHLNKNTPPNQSPVVSRGQSHPQQFHDKRFDLLSDLGGDIFAPPPNMNAGASSSFANFAHFNSHSTTQNANANADFANFDAFGSTSGSTGGFPSASQAPFHPSNTAFTVLSSSRSVGSASANANFAHFDNFPKSCSADFGSFSSSSQSNSTGAGRDVVQSTSVPADKYAALADLDNVLSSAKTEQGGGIPVGVRSGSPAGVGSVSQKLQSDGDRYAALAELDTVFSPPAPPATVYNTSNASQGVVFGQDTRVSTAHAQQVLSGVAQGFGAQSTNPFVAAGVAPAATPTNPFQSNGRSANMAAAAAAAAAAAASFGMGSMSMPAGFGNAAAYNLPTSFSGTFQQPFPGQAPFPQPPAYPQQPNGGGYPAYGQAKPVVTPFGQAMAGQMVSSNPFLGAGPSAQYPAGGSSTNPFL from the exons ATGGCGGCGAGTGCAAAACGAAAACAAGAGGAGAAACACCTGAAGATGCTGAGAGAAATGACGAGTTTGCCTCCCAACAGAAAGTGCTTTGACTGCGACCAGCGCGGCCCAACCTATGCCAATATGACCGTGGGCTCCTTCGTTTGCACCTCCTGCTCTGGCATCCT ACGAGGGCTGAATCCACCCCACAGAGTCAAGTCGATCTCCATGACAACCTTCACACAACAGGAAATCGAGTTCCTACAGAAACATGGAAATGAG GTGTGTAAGCCGATCTGGCTGGGCCTTTATGACGACAGGACCTCCTCAATACCAGACTTCAGGGAACCACAGAAAGTCAAGGAGTTCCTTCAGGAGAAATATGAGAAGAAGAGATG GTACGTACCACCCGAGCAGGCCAAGGTAGTGGCATCCGTCCATGCTTCCATCTCTGGCTCCTCCaacagcagcaccagcagcactCCTGAGGTCAGACCACTTAAGTCCCTGCTGGGGGACTCTGCCCCCTCCCTGCACCTCAACAAGAACACCCCACCTAATCAA TCTCCAGTGGTGAGCCGTGGACAAAGCCACCCACAGCAGTTCCATGACAAGAGGTTTGACCTCCTCAGTGATTTGGGTGGAGACATCTTTGCCCCCCCGCCCAACATGAATGCAGGCGCCAGCTCCAGTTTTGCTAACTTTGCACATTTCAACAGCCACTCAA CGACACAGAATGCCAACGCAAATGCAGACTTTGCTAATTTTGATGCATTCGGGAGCACGTCTGGGTCGACAGGTGGTTTCCCCTCCGCATCCCAAGCCCCCTTCCATCCCTCTAATACAG CGTTCACTGTGCTCTCATCCAGCCGCAGTGTGG GTAGCGCCTCAGCAAACGccaattttgcacattttgacaaCTTCCCCAAATCGTGTAGTGCTGACTTTGGATCCTTCAGTTCCTCCTCCCAGAGTAACTCCACAGGAGCTGGCAGAGATGTTGTACAGAGTACTAGCGTCCCTGCCGATAAATACGCAGCCCTGGCTGACCTGGATAACGTGTTAAGCTCTGCCAAAACAGAGCAAG GAGGTGGTATTCCTGTCGGAGTTCGGTCAGGCTCACCGGCAGGAGTAGGCAGTGTGTCTCAGAAGCTGCAATCAGACGGAGACCGCTATGCTGCTCTAGCTGAGCTTGATACAGTCTTCAGCCCGCCAGCCCCGCCAGCCACTGTTTATAACACCAGCAACGCATCACAAGG GGTTGTGTTTGGCCAAGACACCAGGGTATCAACAGCACACGCACAACAGGTCCTGTCTGGTGTGGCTCAAGGTTTCGGAG CTCAGTCAACTAATCCGTTTGTAGCTGCTGGAGTAGCCCCTGCAGCAACTCCCACCAACCCATTCCAGAGCAACGGCAGAAGTGCAAAcatggctgcagcagcagcagcagcagcagcagca GCAGCCTCATTTGGCATGGGTTCCATGAGTATGCCAGCTGGATTTGGAAACGCTGCAGCATACAACCTCCCCACCAGCTTTAGTGGAACCTTCCAGCAACCCTTTCCTGGCCAGGCCCCATTCCCTCAGCCTCCTGCATATCCCCAGCAACccaatg GTGGTGGATATCCAGCTTATGGCCAGGCAAAGCCGGTTGTGACTCCTTTTGGACAGGCTATGGCTGGACAGATGGTTTCTAGCAACCCTTTCCTG GGTGCTGGTCCATCTGCACAATATCCAGCAGGAGGCTCTTCAACAAATCCCTTCTTATAG
- the agfg1a gene encoding arf-GAP domain and FG repeat-containing protein 1a isoform X4 produces the protein MAASAKRKQEEKHLKMLREMTSLPPNRKCFDCDQRGPTYANMTVGSFVCTSCSGILRGLNPPHRVKSISMTTFTQQEIEFLQKHGNEVCKPIWLGLYDDRTSSIPDFREPQKVKEFLQEKYEKKRWYVPPEQAKVVASVHASISGSSNSSTSSTPEVRPLKSLLGDSAPSLHLNKNTPPNQSPVVSRGQSHPQQFHDKRFDLLSDLGGDIFAPPPNMNAGASSSFANFAHFNSHSTTQNANANADFANFDAFGSTSGSTGGFPSASQAPFHPSNTGSASANANFAHFDNFPKSCSADFGSFSSSSQSNSTGAGRDVVQSTSVPADKYAALADLDNVLSSAKTEQGGGIPVGVRSGSPAGVGSVSQKLQSDGDRYAALAELDTVFSPPAPPATVYNTSNASQGVVFGQDTRVSTAHAQQVLSGVAQGFGAQSTNPFVAAGVAPAATPTNPFQSNGRSANMAAAAAAAAAAAASFGMGSMSMPAGFGNAAAYNLPTSFSGTFQQPFPGQAPFPQPPAYPQQPNGGGYPAYGQAKPVVTPFGQAMAGQMVSSNPFLGAGPSAQYPAGGSSTNPFL, from the exons ATGGCGGCGAGTGCAAAACGAAAACAAGAGGAGAAACACCTGAAGATGCTGAGAGAAATGACGAGTTTGCCTCCCAACAGAAAGTGCTTTGACTGCGACCAGCGCGGCCCAACCTATGCCAATATGACCGTGGGCTCCTTCGTTTGCACCTCCTGCTCTGGCATCCT ACGAGGGCTGAATCCACCCCACAGAGTCAAGTCGATCTCCATGACAACCTTCACACAACAGGAAATCGAGTTCCTACAGAAACATGGAAATGAG GTGTGTAAGCCGATCTGGCTGGGCCTTTATGACGACAGGACCTCCTCAATACCAGACTTCAGGGAACCACAGAAAGTCAAGGAGTTCCTTCAGGAGAAATATGAGAAGAAGAGATG GTACGTACCACCCGAGCAGGCCAAGGTAGTGGCATCCGTCCATGCTTCCATCTCTGGCTCCTCCaacagcagcaccagcagcactCCTGAGGTCAGACCACTTAAGTCCCTGCTGGGGGACTCTGCCCCCTCCCTGCACCTCAACAAGAACACCCCACCTAATCAA TCTCCAGTGGTGAGCCGTGGACAAAGCCACCCACAGCAGTTCCATGACAAGAGGTTTGACCTCCTCAGTGATTTGGGTGGAGACATCTTTGCCCCCCCGCCCAACATGAATGCAGGCGCCAGCTCCAGTTTTGCTAACTTTGCACATTTCAACAGCCACTCAA CGACACAGAATGCCAACGCAAATGCAGACTTTGCTAATTTTGATGCATTCGGGAGCACGTCTGGGTCGACAGGTGGTTTCCCCTCCGCATCCCAAGCCCCCTTCCATCCCTCTAATACAG GTAGCGCCTCAGCAAACGccaattttgcacattttgacaaCTTCCCCAAATCGTGTAGTGCTGACTTTGGATCCTTCAGTTCCTCCTCCCAGAGTAACTCCACAGGAGCTGGCAGAGATGTTGTACAGAGTACTAGCGTCCCTGCCGATAAATACGCAGCCCTGGCTGACCTGGATAACGTGTTAAGCTCTGCCAAAACAGAGCAAG GAGGTGGTATTCCTGTCGGAGTTCGGTCAGGCTCACCGGCAGGAGTAGGCAGTGTGTCTCAGAAGCTGCAATCAGACGGAGACCGCTATGCTGCTCTAGCTGAGCTTGATACAGTCTTCAGCCCGCCAGCCCCGCCAGCCACTGTTTATAACACCAGCAACGCATCACAAGG GGTTGTGTTTGGCCAAGACACCAGGGTATCAACAGCACACGCACAACAGGTCCTGTCTGGTGTGGCTCAAGGTTTCGGAG CTCAGTCAACTAATCCGTTTGTAGCTGCTGGAGTAGCCCCTGCAGCAACTCCCACCAACCCATTCCAGAGCAACGGCAGAAGTGCAAAcatggctgcagcagcagcagcagcagcagcagca GCAGCCTCATTTGGCATGGGTTCCATGAGTATGCCAGCTGGATTTGGAAACGCTGCAGCATACAACCTCCCCACCAGCTTTAGTGGAACCTTCCAGCAACCCTTTCCTGGCCAGGCCCCATTCCCTCAGCCTCCTGCATATCCCCAGCAACccaatg GTGGTGGATATCCAGCTTATGGCCAGGCAAAGCCGGTTGTGACTCCTTTTGGACAGGCTATGGCTGGACAGATGGTTTCTAGCAACCCTTTCCTG GGTGCTGGTCCATCTGCACAATATCCAGCAGGAGGCTCTTCAACAAATCCCTTCTTATAG